Proteins from a genomic interval of Rhodococcus rhodochrous:
- the otsB gene encoding trehalose-phosphatase produces the protein MSAHDLPIDLRRALVAVARTPRLLVTTDYDGTISPIVSDPEKAYPHDDAVRALRGLAALPSTAAAVISGRALKDLAALSRLPVEVKLVGSHGSEFDIGFVHEIDPDARDLLATIVEGLHSVASRFDGVRVEAKPASAALHVRNAAPADAEQALDLVRNDLALRPGVQVTEGKAVIELSVVPTDKGKALDVIRHQEAATAAVFFGDDVTDEKAFRSLQGPDVGVKIGDGDTAAEYRVRTSEEVIAALAFLLEERRTWLSGAHVAPIERLTMLASPRSKALVTPDGTITWLCHPEPDSAAVFAHLLGGDAAGHFTIGPTRQALPLSQRYVDSTMTVVTRWASLAVIDYLPHDVEAGRTDLTRVITGRASAVVTFAPRPEFGQGQVTLEVEDDGIRVMGFNEPYVLRSPGVRWDITTDGVHQTAHAVVDPTENDIVLELRCGTDDLDEHPAPEVERRAQSEAYWHTWASRLELPPLKPDLMKRSALTLRGLVHGPTGSILAAATTSLPEEIGGVRNWDYRYCWLRDAALTAQALVRVGSLEEAENYLDWVHRVLETVPGPERLHPLYTLAGGPLPPEAVIDSLPGYAGSRPVRVGNAANQQVQLDVFGPIVDLISDLAHSREALGVPHDRALTDRDWELVCSMVTAVERRWFEPDHGIWEIRHAPRHHVYSKVMGWLTVDRALTLAEKFGRTAGEGWAALRDEIAEEVTEKGWNDEVQSFTSAYDGTDLDAATLFIGLTGLVDPQDERFRATVQATERELRSGATVYRYHSDDGLPGAEGGFHLCAAWLVAAYLLVGQRNDAEALFAQLVAAAGPTGLLSEEYDPVAERALGNHPQAYSHIGLLRCAQLLSGAKAMGDRDR, from the coding sequence GTGAGTGCCCACGATCTTCCGATTGACCTTCGACGTGCTCTGGTGGCTGTCGCGCGGACGCCCCGTCTGCTCGTGACGACCGACTACGACGGCACCATCTCCCCTATCGTGAGCGACCCCGAGAAGGCCTACCCGCACGACGATGCGGTGCGGGCGCTGCGGGGCCTCGCCGCTCTGCCGTCGACGGCCGCTGCCGTCATCTCGGGACGCGCTCTCAAGGATCTCGCCGCTCTGTCGCGTTTGCCGGTCGAGGTCAAACTCGTCGGCAGCCACGGCTCCGAGTTCGACATCGGATTCGTGCACGAGATCGATCCCGACGCCAGGGACCTCCTCGCCACGATCGTCGAGGGACTGCACTCGGTGGCATCCCGGTTCGACGGCGTGCGGGTGGAGGCCAAGCCCGCGAGCGCCGCGCTGCACGTGCGCAACGCCGCTCCCGCCGATGCCGAGCAGGCCCTCGACCTCGTACGGAACGACCTCGCACTCCGGCCGGGCGTGCAGGTCACCGAGGGCAAGGCCGTGATCGAGTTGTCCGTGGTGCCCACCGACAAGGGCAAGGCACTCGATGTCATCCGGCACCAGGAAGCTGCCACCGCAGCGGTCTTCTTCGGCGACGACGTGACCGACGAGAAGGCCTTCCGCTCACTGCAGGGCCCGGACGTCGGCGTGAAGATCGGCGACGGCGACACCGCCGCCGAGTACCGCGTCCGCACCAGCGAAGAGGTCATCGCCGCGCTCGCGTTCCTGCTCGAGGAACGTCGCACGTGGCTGTCCGGTGCCCATGTCGCGCCGATCGAACGTCTGACGATGCTCGCGAGTCCCCGCTCGAAGGCGCTCGTGACCCCCGACGGCACGATCACCTGGCTGTGCCACCCCGAACCCGATTCCGCGGCGGTGTTCGCCCATCTCCTCGGCGGCGACGCCGCGGGTCATTTCACCATCGGTCCGACCCGCCAGGCACTGCCTCTCAGCCAGCGCTACGTCGACTCGACGATGACGGTGGTGACCCGGTGGGCGTCGCTCGCGGTGATCGACTACCTCCCGCACGATGTCGAGGCCGGTCGCACCGACCTGACCCGCGTGATCACCGGGCGCGCGAGCGCGGTGGTGACCTTCGCGCCGCGACCGGAGTTCGGGCAGGGCCAGGTCACCCTCGAGGTCGAGGACGACGGCATCCGCGTGATGGGCTTCAACGAGCCCTACGTCCTTCGCTCCCCCGGTGTGCGGTGGGACATCACGACCGACGGGGTGCACCAGACGGCCCACGCCGTGGTCGATCCCACCGAGAACGACATCGTCCTCGAACTCCGTTGTGGTACTGATGATCTCGACGAGCACCCTGCGCCGGAGGTCGAGCGCCGGGCACAGTCCGAGGCCTACTGGCACACGTGGGCGTCCCGCCTCGAGCTGCCGCCGCTCAAGCCCGATCTCATGAAGCGTTCGGCGCTCACCCTGCGCGGACTGGTCCACGGACCGACGGGATCGATCCTCGCCGCAGCGACCACCTCGCTCCCCGAGGAGATCGGCGGTGTCCGCAACTGGGACTACCGCTACTGCTGGCTGCGCGACGCCGCGCTCACGGCGCAGGCGCTCGTGCGGGTCGGATCGCTCGAGGAGGCCGAGAACTATCTCGACTGGGTCCACCGCGTCCTCGAGACGGTGCCCGGCCCCGAACGCCTGCACCCGCTGTACACGCTCGCCGGCGGACCGCTCCCGCCCGAGGCCGTGATCGACTCTCTTCCCGGATACGCCGGTTCGCGGCCCGTGCGGGTCGGCAACGCGGCGAACCAGCAGGTGCAGCTCGACGTCTTCGGCCCGATCGTCGACCTGATCTCCGATCTCGCGCACAGCCGCGAGGCACTCGGCGTGCCCCACGACCGGGCTCTCACGGACCGCGACTGGGAACTCGTCTGCTCGATGGTCACCGCGGTCGAACGGCGCTGGTTCGAGCCGGACCACGGCATCTGGGAAATCCGCCACGCGCCCCGTCACCACGTGTACTCGAAGGTCATGGGGTGGCTGACCGTCGACCGCGCGCTGACGCTCGCCGAGAAGTTCGGCCGGACCGCCGGCGAGGGCTGGGCGGCGCTGCGCGACGAGATCGCCGAGGAGGTCACCGAGAAGGGCTGGAACGACGAGGTCCAGTCGTTCACCTCGGCCTACGACGGCACCGATCTCGACGCGGCCACCCTGTTCATCGGCCTCACCGGACTCGTCGACCCGCAGGACGAGCGGTTCCGGGCGACCGTGCAGGCCACCGAACGGGAGTTGCGCAGCGGCGCGACCGTCTACCGCTACCACAGCGACGACGGCCTGCCGGGCGCCGAAGGTGGCTTCCACCTGTGCGCGGCGTGGCTGGTCGCGGCCTACCTGCTGGTCGGGCAGCGCAACGACGCCGAAGCACTGTTCGCGCAGCTGGTCGCGGCGGCCGGACCGACCGGCCTGCTCAGCGAGGAGTACGACCCTGTCGCGGAGCGTGCGCTGGGCAACCACCCGCAGGCGTACAGCCACATCGGTCTGCTGCGCTGTGCGCAGCTGCTGTCGGGCGCGAAGGCCATGGGCGACCGGGACCGCTGA
- the kstR gene encoding cholesterol catabolism transcriptional regulator KstR, translated as MATPSRSRANGHGTLTALTEDDLSSNAQKERRKRILDATLALASKGGYEAVQMRAVAERADVAVGTLYRYFPSKVHLLVSALGREFARIEGKGRIPPGHSPLERMHLILSLITKAMQRDPLLTEAMTRAFMFADASAAAEVDQVGTLMDRLFARAMNDGEPTEEELAIARVISDVWLSNLVAWLTRRSSATDVARRLELTVDLLLGDGSRAPKTVASEA; from the coding sequence ATGGCCACCCCGTCCCGCTCCCGTGCCAACGGACACGGAACTCTGACCGCCCTCACCGAGGACGATCTCAGTTCCAATGCCCAGAAGGAACGGCGCAAGCGGATTCTCGACGCCACCCTGGCGCTCGCGTCCAAGGGTGGTTACGAGGCCGTGCAGATGCGGGCGGTGGCAGAACGCGCGGACGTCGCGGTCGGCACCCTCTACCGGTACTTCCCGTCCAAGGTCCACCTGCTGGTCTCCGCCCTCGGCCGTGAATTCGCCCGCATCGAGGGCAAGGGCCGGATCCCACCCGGCCACAGCCCCCTCGAGCGCATGCACCTCATCCTGAGTCTGATCACCAAGGCCATGCAGCGCGATCCCCTGCTCACCGAGGCCATGACGCGGGCGTTCATGTTTGCCGACGCCTCCGCCGCCGCCGAGGTCGACCAGGTGGGCACCCTCATGGACCGGTTGTTCGCGCGGGCCATGAACGACGGCGAACCCACCGAGGAAGAGCTCGCCATCGCGCGCGTCATCAGCGACGTGTGGCTGTCGAATCTCGTCGCCTGGCTCACGCGCCGTTCGTCGGCCACGGATGTCGCCCGCCGGCTCGAACTGACCGTGGATCTGCTGCTCGGCGACGGCTCACGAGCACCGAAGACGGTCGCGTCGGAAGCATGA
- a CDS encoding acyl-CoA dehydrogenase family protein, translating to MDFARDETQEEIAGVAAGLLKRGLTDDALWAALADADLLSLALPERLGGSGLGFGEVATVLTEIGRGAAQTPALATLGLGVLPILALASEQQQDDLLAGVAEGAVLTAALGEPGRAFPERPAATAVATDGGHAVTGSFVAVPYADRARVVLLPTDAGVVAVAPDAAGVSLRPSPTSTGSPEFSVRADGAVGVLLAGSGADAVVTLHRIALAAVAAFADGLLSGATELTAKHVSERHQFGKPLATFQAVAQQIADVYVTARTLHVAALSSVWRLAEGLDAADDLDVTAYWIAAELPPAMRVLHHLHGGVGVDETYPLHKYSSTAKDLARLLGGASYRLDLVGARCSSI from the coding sequence GTGGACTTCGCACGTGACGAGACACAGGAGGAGATCGCCGGTGTGGCGGCCGGTCTCCTGAAACGCGGCCTCACCGACGACGCGTTGTGGGCCGCGCTGGCCGACGCCGACCTGCTCTCGCTCGCCCTGCCGGAGCGTCTCGGCGGATCGGGCCTCGGATTCGGAGAAGTCGCCACCGTGCTCACCGAGATCGGACGCGGAGCCGCGCAGACTCCGGCGCTCGCCACCCTCGGCCTGGGCGTCCTGCCGATCCTCGCGCTCGCCTCCGAACAGCAGCAGGACGACCTGCTCGCCGGCGTCGCCGAAGGGGCCGTGCTCACCGCCGCGCTCGGCGAACCGGGGCGTGCCTTCCCGGAGCGGCCGGCCGCCACGGCGGTCGCCACCGACGGGGGCCACGCGGTCACCGGTTCGTTCGTCGCCGTGCCCTACGCCGATCGGGCACGCGTGGTGCTGCTGCCCACCGACGCGGGGGTGGTCGCGGTGGCTCCCGACGCCGCGGGTGTGAGCCTGCGTCCGAGCCCCACCTCGACCGGCTCTCCCGAGTTCTCGGTGCGCGCCGACGGCGCCGTGGGTGTCCTGCTCGCCGGATCCGGCGCCGACGCCGTGGTGACGCTCCACCGGATCGCGCTCGCCGCCGTGGCGGCCTTCGCCGACGGACTGCTCTCCGGGGCGACCGAACTCACCGCGAAGCACGTCAGCGAGCGGCATCAGTTCGGCAAGCCGCTCGCGACCTTCCAGGCCGTCGCGCAGCAGATCGCCGACGTCTACGTCACCGCCCGCACCCTGCACGTCGCGGCGCTGTCGTCGGTCTGGCGCCTGGCCGAAGGTCTCGACGCCGCGGACGATCTCGACGTCACCGCCTACTGGATCGCCGCCGAACTGCCACCGGCGATGCGGGTGCTGCACCATCTGCACGGCGGCGTCGGGGTGGACGAGACCTATCCGCTGCACAAGTACTCGTCGACCGCCAAGGACCTCGCCCGGTTGCTCGGCGGCGCTTCGTACCGACTCGACCTCGTGGGGGCCCGGTGTTCATCGATCTGA
- a CDS encoding LacI family DNA-binding transcriptional regulator: protein MSRSRQPRRQATLASIAAELKISRTTVSNAYNRPDQLSAELRERVLEVAKRRGYAGPDPMARSLRTRKAGAVGVLLTEALSYSFRDPAAMSFLSGLSEACEAAGQGLLLIPAGPGRTDDEAAQVVHRSSVDGFVVYSVPAEDPYLAAVLERHLPVVACDQPRGLENTPVVGIDDRRAMRDLAAHLIELGHRQIGMLSMRLGRERHDGVVDLSTLESGAFHVQRERIRGVQDAMSAAGLAPGSLTVVERYTHTAEDGLSAAAQIMRVNPRITALVCTTDVLALGALAWANQMGLDVPGHLSITGFDGIDEAIREGLTTVRQPQKDKGRRAGELLLAAPSHSGVPALETLGTQLWFGASSGRVESEWYAE from the coding sequence ATGTCCAGGTCTCGTCAGCCGCGCCGACAGGCGACCCTGGCGTCGATTGCCGCCGAGTTGAAGATCTCCCGCACCACGGTCTCGAACGCGTACAACCGCCCCGACCAGTTGTCCGCCGAGCTACGCGAACGTGTCCTCGAAGTCGCCAAACGACGCGGATATGCCGGCCCGGATCCGATGGCGCGGTCGCTGCGCACCCGCAAGGCAGGAGCCGTGGGGGTCCTGCTCACCGAAGCGTTGAGCTATTCCTTCCGGGATCCCGCCGCCATGAGTTTCCTGTCGGGACTGTCCGAGGCCTGCGAAGCGGCCGGACAGGGACTGCTGCTCATCCCCGCCGGACCGGGCCGGACCGACGACGAGGCCGCACAGGTCGTGCACCGCTCGTCCGTCGACGGGTTCGTCGTCTACTCGGTCCCCGCCGAGGACCCCTACCTCGCGGCCGTGCTCGAACGGCACCTCCCGGTCGTCGCGTGCGACCAGCCGCGCGGTCTCGAGAACACCCCGGTGGTGGGCATCGACGACCGGCGGGCGATGCGCGATCTCGCCGCCCACCTCATCGAACTCGGCCACCGACAGATCGGCATGTTGTCGATGCGCCTCGGCCGCGAACGGCACGACGGGGTCGTCGACCTGTCGACCCTCGAATCCGGCGCCTTCCACGTGCAGCGCGAACGCATCCGCGGCGTCCAGGACGCCATGAGCGCCGCAGGTCTGGCCCCCGGATCGCTCACCGTCGTCGAGCGCTACACCCACACCGCGGAGGACGGCCTGTCCGCCGCGGCGCAGATCATGCGCGTCAACCCGCGGATCACCGCGCTCGTGTGCACCACCGACGTGCTCGCGCTCGGCGCTCTCGCCTGGGCCAATCAGATGGGCCTCGACGTGCCCGGGCACCTGTCGATCACCGGTTTCGACGGCATCGACGAAGCGATCCGCGAAGGTCTCACGACCGTGCGGCAACCGCAGAAGGACAAGGGGCGGCGCGCCGGCGAACTGCTCCTCGCCGCCCCCTCGCACTCCGGTGTGCCCGCGCTCGAGACCCTGGGGACCCAGCTGTGGTTCGGTGCCAGCTCGGGTCGGGTCGAGAGCGAGTGGTACGCCGAGTGA
- a CDS encoding metal ABC transporter ATP-binding protein: MTPPPSDRTPTVELRDARLAFGDRVLWDALDLVVEPGEFLAVLGPNGAGKTSLLKVLLGQLPLTSGTATIAGQPVRTGNSHVGYVPQQKSLDEGVPLRGRDLVGLGMDGHRWGTGLRTRRKRRVAVDDAITQVGAETYAGAPIGTLSGGEQQRLRIAQALVGDPRVLLCDEPLLSLDLANQHLVSALIDRRRRDHDTSVLFVTHEINPILPLVDRVLYLVDGQFRIGTPAEVMTSQVLSELYRTDVEVLEMRGRLVVVGTGDAIDALGSAGGLRPGEGVHHDHEDHE, translated from the coding sequence GTGACACCTCCTCCATCCGACCGCACGCCCACCGTCGAACTCCGCGATGCCCGGCTGGCATTCGGCGATCGGGTCCTCTGGGACGCACTCGACCTCGTCGTCGAACCCGGCGAGTTCCTGGCGGTGCTCGGACCGAACGGTGCCGGAAAGACGTCGCTGCTCAAGGTGCTGCTCGGTCAACTCCCGCTCACCTCCGGAACCGCGACGATCGCCGGGCAGCCCGTCCGGACCGGGAACTCGCACGTCGGATACGTGCCGCAGCAGAAGTCCCTCGACGAGGGCGTCCCGCTGCGGGGACGCGATCTCGTGGGCCTCGGCATGGACGGACATCGCTGGGGCACCGGCCTGCGCACGCGCCGGAAGCGCCGCGTCGCGGTCGACGACGCGATCACCCAGGTCGGCGCAGAGACCTATGCCGGAGCCCCGATCGGCACGCTCTCCGGTGGTGAGCAGCAGCGGCTGCGCATCGCGCAGGCGCTCGTGGGAGATCCGCGCGTACTCCTGTGCGACGAGCCTCTGCTCAGTCTCGATCTCGCCAACCAGCACCTGGTGTCGGCGCTCATCGACCGGCGCCGCCGCGACCACGACACCTCCGTCCTGTTCGTCACCCACGAGATCAATCCGATCCTGCCGCTGGTGGATCGCGTGCTGTACCTCGTCGACGGCCAGTTCCGCATCGGCACCCCCGCCGAGGTGATGACCTCGCAGGTGCTCTCCGAGCTCTACCGCACCGACGTCGAGGTGCTCGAGATGCGCGGCCGCCTGGTGGTCGTCGGCACCGGCGACGCCATCGACGCACTCGGCAGCGCCGGCGGACTGCGCCCCGGGGAAGGCGTCCACCAC
- a CDS encoding metal ABC transporter solute-binding protein, Zn/Mn family produces the protein MRLSSRTALAAAAVACATALAACGTDTSGADDDEISVVASTNVWGSIAQAVAGDRIEVRSLITEPSADPHSYEASPLDAAAISDASLVVYNGGGYDHFVDDILGATGDKPAVVEAFALFESGAYSDLHAGHDHGDEDGTDDAIESGSETTVSEDHSHESGEVSDADVAGDGHSHEGHDHGGINEHVWYDLATADAVAHAVAEQLAELDPDGAAVYEANAAAFHENLHYVADVVDKLADTHGDAPVAQTETIGHYLVSAATLDDVTPPDFTDAIENGTDPSPAAIAATRQLLVDKQVRVLLYNPQTEDRISREMRTAAESSGVPVVEVFETLPEGVDYIQWQARTAETLAAALETAS, from the coding sequence GTGCGACTGTCCTCCCGCACGGCCCTCGCAGCCGCCGCCGTAGCCTGCGCGACCGCCCTCGCCGCGTGCGGCACCGATACCTCCGGCGCCGACGACGACGAGATCAGCGTCGTCGCCTCCACGAACGTGTGGGGGTCGATCGCGCAGGCCGTGGCCGGAGATCGCATCGAGGTCCGCTCGCTCATCACCGAACCGAGCGCCGACCCGCACTCCTACGAGGCCAGCCCCCTCGACGCCGCGGCGATCTCCGACGCCTCGCTCGTCGTCTACAACGGCGGTGGCTACGACCACTTCGTCGACGACATCCTCGGCGCCACCGGGGACAAGCCTGCGGTCGTGGAGGCCTTCGCCCTGTTCGAATCCGGCGCGTACTCGGACCTGCACGCCGGACACGATCACGGCGACGAGGACGGCACCGACGACGCCATCGAGAGCGGCTCGGAGACAACCGTTTCCGAGGACCACTCACACGAGAGCGGTGAGGTGTCCGACGCCGATGTCGCCGGCGACGGGCACTCGCACGAGGGTCACGACCACGGCGGCATCAACGAGCACGTCTGGTACGACCTCGCGACCGCCGACGCCGTCGCGCACGCCGTCGCCGAACAGCTCGCCGAACTCGACCCGGACGGTGCCGCCGTCTACGAAGCCAACGCCGCGGCCTTCCACGAGAACCTGCACTACGTCGCGGATGTCGTCGACAAGCTCGCCGACACGCACGGCGACGCACCCGTCGCCCAGACCGAGACCATCGGCCACTACCTCGTCTCGGCCGCGACGCTCGACGACGTCACTCCCCCGGACTTCACCGACGCCATCGAGAACGGCACCGATCCGTCCCCGGCGGCGATCGCAGCCACACGGCAGTTGTTGGTCGACAAGCAGGTTCGCGTCCTGCTCTACAACCCGCAGACCGAGGACCGGATCAGCCGCGAGATGCGCACGGCAGCAGAGTCGTCGGGCGTCCCCGTGGTCGAGGTTTTCGAAACCCTGCCCGAAGGTGTCGACTACATTCAGTGGCAGGCCCGGACCGCCGAGACCCTCGCCGCCGCGCTCGAGACCGCCTCCTGA
- a CDS encoding acyl-CoA dehydrogenase — protein MSIATTEEQRAVQASVQAWSRAVDPMSTIRRAGDATWRDGWSSLAELGIFGVAAPEEAGGLGATTVDLAVMLEQAACELAPGPVLTTAVAALVFGRAGETVAKTTERLAEGEVPTALALDSAVTAESAGDGFLLRGEAGPAVGAEAGIAVLVRVDGEGDPAVESWALVEADDPGLHIEPLETIDASRAVARVRIDGATVSTDRIATVPAGFVRDLTAGLAAAELAGLAGWALNTAVEYAKIREQFGKPIGSFQAVKHICAEMLCRTEKIRAVAWDAAVTVDAQPDELPIAAAAAAAVALDAAVQTAKDAIQVLGGIGFTWEHDAHFYLRRAVATRQVLGGSTAWRSRLTTLVRDGARRHLGIDLSDREEERVRIRAEVEKITAAPESERRVALAESGLLAPHWPPPYGRGAGAAEQLVVQEELAAVGIERPDLVIGWWAVPTVLEHGTPEQIERFVMPTLRGDVVWCQLFSEPGAGSDLAALRTSAEKVDGGWVLRGQKVWTSLAQQADWAICLARTDRDVPKHKGITYFLVDMKSAGITISPLREITGDALFNEVFLDSVFVPDDCVVGNLGDGWKLARTTLANERVAMGGKSSLGPRIEELLELSTPGDPVAEDRIATQIGEATVGSLLDLRATLAQLEGQDPGAASSVRKLIGVRQRQDTAELAMDLAGEAGWVEGPLTREFLNTRCLTIAGGTEQILLTVAAERLLGLPRD, from the coding sequence GTGAGTATCGCCACGACCGAGGAGCAGCGGGCCGTCCAGGCGTCTGTCCAGGCCTGGTCACGTGCCGTAGATCCCATGTCGACGATACGTCGCGCAGGCGACGCGACGTGGCGCGACGGCTGGTCCTCCCTCGCAGAACTCGGAATCTTCGGCGTCGCCGCCCCGGAGGAGGCGGGCGGTCTCGGCGCGACCACCGTGGACCTGGCCGTCATGCTCGAGCAGGCCGCCTGCGAACTCGCGCCGGGCCCGGTCCTGACGACCGCCGTGGCGGCCCTCGTGTTCGGCCGTGCCGGTGAGACCGTCGCCAAGACGACGGAGCGGCTCGCCGAGGGCGAGGTCCCCACCGCGCTCGCTCTCGACTCGGCCGTGACCGCGGAGTCGGCGGGTGACGGATTCCTGCTGCGCGGTGAGGCCGGACCGGCCGTGGGTGCCGAAGCCGGAATCGCCGTGCTCGTGCGTGTCGACGGCGAGGGTGATCCGGCCGTCGAGAGCTGGGCGCTCGTCGAGGCCGACGATCCGGGTCTGCACATCGAACCGCTCGAGACCATCGACGCCTCCCGTGCGGTGGCCCGCGTCCGCATCGACGGCGCGACGGTCTCGACCGATCGGATCGCGACCGTCCCGGCCGGCTTCGTGCGCGACCTCACTGCCGGCCTCGCCGCCGCGGAGCTGGCCGGTCTCGCCGGTTGGGCGCTGAACACCGCCGTCGAGTATGCGAAGATCCGCGAGCAGTTCGGGAAACCGATCGGTTCGTTCCAGGCCGTCAAGCACATCTGCGCCGAAATGCTCTGCCGCACCGAGAAGATCCGGGCGGTGGCCTGGGATGCGGCGGTCACCGTCGACGCGCAGCCCGACGAACTGCCGATCGCGGCGGCCGCCGCCGCGGCGGTCGCACTCGACGCAGCGGTGCAGACCGCGAAGGATGCGATCCAGGTGCTCGGTGGCATCGGGTTCACGTGGGAACACGACGCGCACTTCTATCTTCGCCGCGCGGTCGCCACCCGCCAGGTGCTCGGCGGTTCCACCGCGTGGCGGTCGCGGCTGACGACCCTGGTCCGCGACGGCGCGCGCCGTCACCTCGGTATCGACCTGTCCGATCGCGAGGAGGAGCGCGTACGGATCCGTGCGGAGGTCGAGAAGATCACCGCTGCACCCGAATCCGAGCGCCGTGTCGCTCTCGCCGAGTCGGGTCTGCTCGCGCCGCACTGGCCGCCGCCCTACGGTCGCGGAGCCGGTGCCGCCGAACAGCTCGTCGTCCAGGAGGAGCTCGCCGCCGTCGGTATCGAACGTCCCGACCTCGTGATCGGCTGGTGGGCGGTTCCGACCGTCCTCGAACACGGAACACCCGAGCAGATCGAGCGTTTCGTCATGCCCACCCTGCGCGGCGACGTGGTCTGGTGTCAGCTGTTCTCCGAACCCGGTGCCGGCTCGGACCTGGCGGCACTGCGCACGAGTGCCGAGAAGGTCGACGGCGGATGGGTGTTGCGCGGGCAGAAGGTGTGGACCTCGCTCGCGCAGCAGGCGGACTGGGCGATCTGCCTGGCCCGCACCGACCGCGACGTCCCCAAGCACAAGGGCATCACGTACTTCCTCGTCGACATGAAGTCGGCGGGCATCACGATCTCGCCGCTGCGTGAGATCACCGGCGACGCGCTGTTCAACGAGGTCTTCCTCGATTCGGTCTTCGTGCCGGACGACTGCGTGGTCGGCAATCTCGGCGACGGCTGGAAGCTGGCCCGCACGACCCTCGCCAACGAACGCGTCGCGATGGGCGGCAAGTCGTCGCTGGGGCCGCGCATCGAGGAACTGCTGGAGCTGTCGACCCCCGGTGATCCTGTCGCCGAGGACCGCATCGCGACGCAGATCGGGGAGGCGACGGTCGGTTCGCTCCTGGATCTGCGGGCAACCCTCGCGCAGCTCGAAGGTCAGGATCCGGGCGCCGCGTCCAGCGTTCGCAAGCTCATCGGTGTGCGGCAGCGGCAGGACACCGCCGAGCTCGCCATGGATCTCGCGGGCGAGGCCGGCTGGGTGGAAGGTCCGCTCACCCGGGAGTTCCTCAACACCCGCTGTCTGACGATCGCCGGCGGAACCGAGCAGATCCTGCTCACCGTGGCGGCCGAGCGGCTCCTGGGCTTGCCGCGCGACTGA
- a CDS encoding acyl-CoA dehydrogenase family protein, which produces MFIDLTDDQRALQAELRRYFGSLVSPEEAAIMRTERHGPTYREVVRRMGKDGWLGVGWPVEFGGRGFGDVEQQIFANEAVRADVPLPSVTLQTVGPTLQVYGTDEQKRKFLPAILAGEVHFAIGYSEPEAGTDLAALRTTAVRDGDHYIVNGQKIFTTGGHDADYIWLAVRTGPAESRHRGISVLIVDTKDPGFSWTPIITCDGAHHVNATYYSDVRVPVEMLVGEENKGWKLITTQLNHERVMLGPAGRVAGIYDRLVEWVRAHELQDRPEVRRALGEIHATWRLNELLNWQVAASSNDAVDIADASATKVFATERIQRVGRLAEEIVGAFGDPADDDTADLLRWLDMMAKRNVVITFGGGVNEVMRELIATAGLGMPRVPR; this is translated from the coding sequence GTGTTCATCGATCTGACCGACGACCAGCGCGCCCTGCAGGCCGAACTGCGGCGCTACTTCGGCAGCCTCGTCTCACCCGAGGAGGCCGCGATCATGCGCACGGAGCGGCACGGCCCCACCTACCGCGAGGTCGTGCGTCGCATGGGCAAAGACGGTTGGCTCGGCGTCGGCTGGCCCGTCGAGTTCGGCGGCCGCGGCTTCGGCGACGTGGAACAGCAGATCTTCGCCAACGAGGCCGTCCGCGCCGACGTGCCGTTGCCGAGCGTCACCCTGCAGACCGTCGGCCCGACCCTGCAGGTCTACGGCACCGACGAGCAGAAGCGGAAGTTCCTGCCTGCCATCCTCGCCGGTGAGGTGCACTTCGCGATCGGCTACTCCGAACCCGAGGCCGGTACCGACCTCGCGGCTCTGCGCACCACGGCGGTCCGCGACGGCGACCACTACATCGTCAACGGGCAGAAGATCTTCACCACCGGGGGACACGACGCCGACTACATCTGGCTCGCCGTCCGCACCGGCCCCGCCGAGTCGCGTCACCGCGGCATCTCCGTGCTCATCGTCGACACCAAGGATCCCGGCTTCAGCTGGACCCCGATCATCACGTGCGACGGTGCCCACCACGTCAACGCCACCTACTACAGCGACGTGCGCGTTCCCGTCGAGATGCTCGTCGGCGAGGAGAACAAGGGGTGGAAGCTCATCACCACCCAGCTCAACCACGAACGCGTCATGCTCGGCCCGGCCGGTCGCGTCGCCGGCATCTACGACCGGCTCGTCGAGTGGGTCCGCGCCCACGAACTCCAGGACCGTCCCGAGGTGCGACGCGCACTCGGCGAGATCCACGCGACCTGGCGACTCAACGAACTGCTCAACTGGCAGGTCGCGGCGAGCAGCAACGACGCCGTGGACATCGCCGACGCCTCGGCGACCAAGGTGTTCGCCACCGAGCGGATCCAGCGCGTCGGTCGCCTAGCCGAGGAAATCGTCGGTGCCTTCGGTGATCCGGCCGACGACGACACCGCCGATCTGCTCCGCTGGCTCGACATGATGGCCAAACGCAATGTCGTCATCACCTTCGGTGGTGGCGTCAACGAGGTGATGCGCGAACTGATCGCCACCGCCGGTCTGGGCATGCCGCGGGTACCTCGGTGA